GGAAATGTTTCAAAAAGAAGGTATCCATCCCTGAAAAGGAAAAAACATATAAGGAATAGGGCAAAAACGGTTACAGCTGACGCTATAAATAATCCGCTTTCAATTCCTTTTTCCTTATATCTTCGGTGTATCATTTCACGCCTCGAAGGAGGTTTCGCTATTTAATGTATCAGGCCGGGAAGTAGCCGACATCTGTTACGATTGCTTTTCCTTCGTCACTCTGGATGAAGTTAATGAAATCCGCTGCGAGACCTTCTGGTTCTCCGTTAGTGTAAAGATACAATGGTCTTGCCAGAGGATATTCTCCACCAAGGATGTTGGCTTCAGTTGCTTCAATCATTCCTTCGCCTGCGTCAAGTGAAATCGGTTTGATGGAATCATCAAGGTATGCAAATCCAATGTAACCTATTGCGTATTCATTCTGAGAAACAGTCTGGACAATTGCTCCGTTGGAAGGCTGTGTAAGCTTGTCTGCACGGTATTCGTCTTCGCTCATAGCTTCTTCTTTGAAGTATTCGTAGGTGCCGGAACTGCTGTCACGTGAAGTTACAACAATTTCCATGTCATTTCCGCCGACATCTGCCCAGTTGGAGTAAGTACCGTTGTAAATGCCTCTGATCTGTTCGTAAGTAAGTCCTTCAATTGTGTTCTCAGGGTTTACAACAACTGCAATTCCATCCCATGCAACAACATGTTCCATTGGGTTGATTCCATTTGTTTCTGCAGTTTCCCTTTCTGACTCCTTAATTGATCTGGATGCCATTGCAATTTCAATTTCGCCGTCGATAAGTGCAGCAATTCCAACTCCTGATCCCCCCCCGATTACAGTTATGCTGGTTTCAGGA
The window above is part of the Methanohalophilus levihalophilus genome. Proteins encoded here:
- a CDS encoding PstS family phosphate ABC transporter substrate-binding protein codes for the protein MINRAKLWTITLVLIMVVALFGAGCTGNENGEDEVEMESIIVKGSDTVLPLSQAEAEIYMENNPETSITVIGGGSGVGIAALIDGEIEIAMASRSIKESERETAETNGINPMEHVVAWDGIAVVVNPENTIEGLTYEQIRGIYNGTYSNWADVGGNDMEIVVTSRDSSSGTYEYFKEEAMSEDEYRADKLTQPSNGAIVQTVSQNEYAIGYIGFAYLDDSIKPISLDAGEGMIEATEANILGGEYPLARPLYLYTNGEPEGLAADFINFIQSDEGKAIVTDVGYFPA